The genomic window ACCAGTCTGCATTCGGTAGAAAAATACACCGCTCGGAATATTTGTTGCATCCCAAATTGCTTCATAATAACCACCCTCTTTAAACTCATCAACAAGTGTTGCTACTTCACGTCCTAAAACATCATAGACTTTCAAAGTTACCCAATTGTCAATTCCTGCCCGTCCGTCAGGCGGGGGCAATTGATAATTTATAATTGTTGTAGGGTTGAAAGGATTGGGATGGTTCTGTTTGAGAGAATAATTCGTAGGAATAATTGTGCCAATATAATTTTCAACACCAACCCTTGAGTCAACAACGATACTTCCATCGAAAGTTAAACCTACAGGTTTTCCCTCGTTGAATAACAGATCGGAAATAGATACAGGATTTGTTCCGTAGGGTGTAGAAGACAACACTTTAAGTCGGACCTTCAATAAAATTCCAAAATTATTCACGGCATCGCTTCCCGCTGCGGCAATCGTAGTTGACCCAGCAACCGATGAAAAACCAGAAACCGACCAGCTTTCACTCATTGTTCCTACAGTGAGCGGAGTTAGAGGTTCGAAGTATGCAGGATTGAAATTAATTTTGAACTGAGCCGAGAATATTCCAGGTTGGTAACGTTCAATGTAAATTCCGAGATGTGCCCACCCCTCCACACCAACCGAATCGGTCATAACTCTTACCCGAATATCGTATAGAGTGATATTGCCGCTTGTGCCGATTGCACCGACCGAATCTTCAACCGACACTTTAATAATGCCGCTTCTTTTAACACGCAATAATCCTGTGCTCGAAATATCAGCGGCAGATGAATCAGAAACTTTCCAAACGAGCGGCGGGTTTATAGTACCTACTGTATTAAATTGCAGCGAATCGCCGGCAACTAGTGTAGCCGTCAGTGGATTTACCGAAAGAATAGACCTGTTCAGAACATTCAAACTTCCATTCCGGATATTACCGTAGAGACTTTCGTTGAATATCAAATCGGAGATATTAAAACCTGTACCACCGGTATAAATACTCGTTGCCTGACAATTCAGATAGACAAGCACTTGTGTACCAGCGCCATTCAACCGTGAAGTGCCGGCAAACGAGAGCATAATTTTACCGGAAATAATTTGAATGGTCGATTGCCCGAATTGCTCTAGCAATGATCCGGATTCTGTTGTTCCGAGTATTGTTACCAAATTCGGATCGAACGAAACAGAAAATTGACCCGAAGAAATATCCACCTGGCTTAGGTCGGTAACATAAACCGGCATCAAAAACGAACGACCTTGAATAAATGTAGTATCGCGGATAGTTAATTTGAATGCGCGAAT from Bacteroidota bacterium includes these protein-coding regions:
- a CDS encoding cohesin domain-containing protein; the encoded protein is MKRLLFILIFTAVVIQLSAAGPVRISVKDTTVLRGTTFLYAVSVDSSLNGLNVTSYELELNFDPNAIRIENVISSGSLTESWGTPMFNIAGGRIIIAGAGTEALTNTGTLIYIQISAALGLPHNATGITFAKAMLNEGNPATITRNGTIHIQPLPVITVHPDVSLLTVGETNQFSVSGGIAPFVWSVTNPSIATIDSNGLLRAVSHGFCKVIARDQNGTIDTSGQIEIRAFKLTIRDTTFIQGRSFLMPVYVTDLSQVDISSGQFSVSFDPNLVTILGTTESGSLLEQFGQSTIQIISGKIMLSFAGTSRLNGAGTQVLVYLNCQATSIYTGGTGFNISDLIFNESLYGNIRNGSLNVLNRSILSVNPLTATLVAGDSLQFNTVGTINPPLVWKVSDSSAADISSTGLLRVKRSGIIKVSVEDSVGAIGTSGNITLYDIRVRVMTDSVGVEGWAHLGIYIERYQPGIFSAQFKINFNPAYFEPLTPLTVGTMSESWSVSGFSSVAGSTTIAAAGSDAVNNFGILLKVRLKVLSSTPYGTNPVSISDLLFNEGKPVGLTFDGSIVVDSRVGVENYIGTIIPTNYSLKQNHPNPFNPTTIINYQLPPPDGRAGIDNWVTLKVYDVLGREVATLVDEFKEGGYYEAIWDATNIPSGVFFYRMQTG